One genomic region from Quercus robur chromosome 4, dhQueRobu3.1, whole genome shotgun sequence encodes:
- the LOC126723005 gene encoding probable serine/threonine-protein kinase PBL11 isoform X2 — translation MDFAKLEVFRSEDLKACTNNFNIKSIVGVIQFGKLYRGKIKGVKTGTEGQDVMVKIWDKKSENMAFLPYDECLMVKEEVEILTNPTMNSHPNLAKLIGYCLEEEIKGVVYDLSPLDSLQNLMLKDDLNWLQRINVVLEIARLLKFLHGGDWDTSSEVFSFGVILLGLIAKRTCELEKPDIVLDRLLHVWAKKEYKPQCSLVHNSLQEDWGYHAQDGIAITELGMCCIEFFPRNRPTMKDVVERLESLHILQRLGDSRAHKRGKKFHDNAMCL, via the exons ATGGATTTTGCAAAGTTAGAAGTGTTTAGATCAGAGGACTTAAAAGCGTGCACCAACAATTTCAACATCAAAAGCATCGTTGGAGTAATTCAATTTGGCAAATTATATAGAGGAAAGATTAAAGGAGTCAAGACTGGAACAGAAGGTCAAGATGTAATGGTAAAGATATGGGATAAGAAATCCGAAAACATGGCTTTCCTCCCATATGATGAGTGTTTGATGGTTAAA GAAGAAgttgaaattttaacaaatccaactATGAACAGTCATCCCAACTTGGCGAAACTGATTGGTTATTGCcttgaagaagaaataaagGGTGTTGTTTATGACCTCAGTCCACTAGATAGTTTGCAGAACCTAATGCTGAAAG ATGATCTCAACTGGCTTCAGAGGATCAATGTTGTTCTTGAAATTGCACGCCTCCTTAAATTTCTTCATG GGGGCGATTGGGATACAAGCAGTGAAGTATTTTCATTTGGGGTTATTCTCCTGGGATTAATAGCCAAAAGAACTTGTGAACTGGAAAAACCTGACATAGTATTGGACCGACTACTGCATGTTTGGGCCAAGAAGGAATACAAACCCCAGTGTTCTCTTGTCCACAACAGCCTGCAAGAAGACTGGGGTTATCATGCTCAAGATGGTATTGCAATTACAGAGTTGGGGATGTGTTGCATTGAGTTTTTTCCAAGGAACCGTCCTACTATGAAGGATGTTGTTGAGCGTCTTGAAAGTTTACATATTTTACAACGTCTTGGTGATTCAAGAGCTCACAAAAGGGGCAAGAAATTTCATGATAATGCAATGTGCTTATGA
- the LOC126723005 gene encoding serine/threonine-protein kinase BIK1-like isoform X1, producing the protein MDFAKLEVFRSEDLKACTNNFNIKSIVGVIQFGKLYRGKIKGVKTGTEGQDVMVKIWDKKSENMAFLPYDECLMVKEEVEILTNPTMNSHPNLAKLIGYCLEEEIKGVVYDLSPLDSLQNLMLKDDLNWLQRINVVLEIARLLKFLHGQDKPYLIYNINASHIVVDWDFKPKLIDFGQIGKGIIGEMSSQNKQITMPIRCHDPYFTLRGGDWDTSSEVFSFGVILLGLIAKRTCELEKPDIVLDRLLHVWAKKEYKPQCSLVHNSLQEDWGYHAQDGIAITELGMCCIEFFPRNRPTMKDVVERLESLHILQRLGDSRAHKRGKKFHDNAMCL; encoded by the exons ATGGATTTTGCAAAGTTAGAAGTGTTTAGATCAGAGGACTTAAAAGCGTGCACCAACAATTTCAACATCAAAAGCATCGTTGGAGTAATTCAATTTGGCAAATTATATAGAGGAAAGATTAAAGGAGTCAAGACTGGAACAGAAGGTCAAGATGTAATGGTAAAGATATGGGATAAGAAATCCGAAAACATGGCTTTCCTCCCATATGATGAGTGTTTGATGGTTAAA GAAGAAgttgaaattttaacaaatccaactATGAACAGTCATCCCAACTTGGCGAAACTGATTGGTTATTGCcttgaagaagaaataaagGGTGTTGTTTATGACCTCAGTCCACTAGATAGTTTGCAGAACCTAATGCTGAAAG ATGATCTCAACTGGCTTCAGAGGATCAATGTTGTTCTTGAAATTGCACGCCTCCTTAAATTTCTTCATGGTCAGGACAAGCCTTATCTGATCTACAATATCAATGCATCTCATATAGTGGTTGATTGG gaTTTCAAGCCAAAACTAATTGATTTTGGACAAATTGGCAAAGGGATAATTGGTGAAATGAGTAGTCAAAATAAGCAAATAACAATGCCTATACGCTGTCATGATCCATATTTTACTCTACGAG GGGGCGATTGGGATACAAGCAGTGAAGTATTTTCATTTGGGGTTATTCTCCTGGGATTAATAGCCAAAAGAACTTGTGAACTGGAAAAACCTGACATAGTATTGGACCGACTACTGCATGTTTGGGCCAAGAAGGAATACAAACCCCAGTGTTCTCTTGTCCACAACAGCCTGCAAGAAGACTGGGGTTATCATGCTCAAGATGGTATTGCAATTACAGAGTTGGGGATGTGTTGCATTGAGTTTTTTCCAAGGAACCGTCCTACTATGAAGGATGTTGTTGAGCGTCTTGAAAGTTTACATATTTTACAACGTCTTGGTGATTCAAGAGCTCACAAAAGGGGCAAGAAATTTCATGATAATGCAATGTGCTTATGA
- the LOC126723006 gene encoding SPX domain-containing protein 3, which translates to MKFGKRLKQQIQETLPGWRDKFLSYKELKKLVRSISSAPTLLNGSFEYGRAEEEFVYLLNNEIEKFNAFFMEQEEDFVIRNKELQQRIQRVIDKWGPKGNHPSEADYKEEMAKIRKDIVDFHGEMVLLVNYSNVNYTGLAKILKKYDKRTGGLLRLPFIQKVLQQPFFTTDLISKLVKQCESTIDAVFPVEDEEKTREAREAIIVAGEGIFRNTVAALQSMQEIRRGSSTYGHFSLPPLNLPDSELIQSVQLNSPIPTV; encoded by the exons ATGAAGTTTGGGAAAAGATTGAAGCAACAAATTCAAGAAACGTTGCCGGGTTGGAGGGACAAGTTTTTGTCGTACaaggaattgaagaagcttGTCCGGTCGATTTCTTCGGCTCCGACATTGTTGAACGGTTCCTTCGAATATGGGAGGGCTGAGGAAGAGTTTGTGTACTTGTTAAACAATGAGATCGAGAAGTTCAATGCTTTCTTCATGGAACAAGAAGAGGATTTTGTTATCCGAAATAAg GAGTTACAACAGAGGATCCAGAGGGTGATTGATAAATGGGGACCTAAGGGGAATCACCCTTCGGAGGCAGATTATAAAGAGGAAATGGCAAAAATCAGAAAAGACATAGTTGATTTTCATGGTGAAATGGTGCTCTTAGTAAACTACAGCAATGTCAATTACACAG GGTTGGCCAAGATCTTAAAGAAGTATGACAAGCGAACGGGAGGCCTATTGCGCTTGCCATTCATTCAGAAGGTATTGCAGCAGCCCTTCTTTACAACCGATCTTATATCAAAACTTGTGAAGCAATGTGAAAGCACCATAGATGCAGTATTCCCagttgaagatgaagagaaaACTAGAGAAGCAAGGGAAGCAATAATAGTTGCAGGAGAAGGAATTTTTAGGAATACTGTTGCAGCCCTTCAGAGCATGCAAGAGATTAGAAGAGGAAGCTCAACTTATGGTCACTTTTCACTGCCTCCACTGAACTTGCCTGATTCTGAACTCATTCAGTCAGTACAACTCAATTCTCCTATACCCACTGTGTAA